Sequence from the Podarcis raffonei isolate rPodRaf1 chromosome 16, rPodRaf1.pri, whole genome shotgun sequence genome:
GTGCCCTTTGTCACATTTGCTTGTGAGGCGTTGCCTAGGCCTGGTTGTGGGTCTTCGGTTGCATAGAATACAGGGCCTTTTGTCATCCGTGGTAGCGGTCCCTTTGCCAAGCGGGGTGGTGGCTCATGAATATGTGGCAATAGGTCCTTGCTTGAGTACAGCACGGGGCCTTTGGTCATACGTGGTAGCGGGGCTTTGTTCAAGCATGGTTGAGAGACGTTGGTGGGATACATTACTGGACCTTTGGTCACACGGGGTAGAGGGGCGCCAGTGACACATGGTAGCGAGCCCTTGTTAATGGGGCCATGTCGGCCTTTGGTCATGCCACTGTATGGACACTGGGTGGGCAAAGGTTTCTGATAGATAGCTGTGTGTGGCAGCGTCGGGTTCTTGTTTAGCTTGGAGTACCTGGCTGTGTGTGGGTCTGGGTAGACCGTTGCACCTCGTGGTTGATAACCAGTCACACCAGGCGGAGAGTAGAGCTGAGCGCATGGAACTTTCCCACGTGGTGGAAGGGTTTTGTATGCAGGGTATCTTGACCCATAGAATGGGTAGTATTGTGAGCCAGACCTGGGTAGCCTTTTCGAGACAAAGGGTGGCAACGGACGACCAGATGTGTATCCATAATAAGGCACCTTTTGGCTGGCCCGGCGATACCTGCAAGAAGGAATTGAGAAGGTCATCTCctctaagaacatcagaagagtccTGGAGCTGAATCAGGACAAAGGCCCACCTAGATCAGCATCCTATCTTAACAGTGATCAACCAGATTCCCCAATGGAAAACCCGCCAGAAGAGAGTGCAACAGCAAGTCTCTCCCACTTGCAAAGCCGTCTTGCCCATTGGTGTTAGTGGTGCGTTgcaccagggcgctggcctctcaggggcgccccaggaAGTGGGGGAGCAGCACGGCTTTGCTGgctgcctcccctttccctgcacgcccgccagctgtgccccatcaaccaAATGGCTGGCAgatgtgcagcttccttcccaagactccgcgggaggagagcaatccccgcagaggcttgggaaaaggtcgacaactctgggaaatggggggggggcgccagagggatctttgaaccacagcaccagatatgcttaagacggccctgcccacttgtgattccctacCACTGATACCACTCTAGTAGCAGAGGTAAAACATGCAAATGAATGGCTGTTCTTTCATCATTCTTGATTGTTATTTCCCCAGCAACTCAGGACCGGCAGTCCCATGCAACATAGTTTTTCACAACAAAACATCCCCATCACTTCTCAGTTGTGCTCCCCACAATTCAGAGACATGCTGGCTCCGACAGAGAAGGAAGAACatgatttgtccaatcctcttttaaagccattcaagttgccATCTACGTATCTGTCCCCATCATTTATTGGTTTTGAGAATCACTACCCCGCAATGAAGTGCTGCATGCAGAGATGGGTGTATCAATGCCAACCAGTGTCACATTTGCTCACGTTCATGCAAAAGTCGGCATCGTCCTGTTTGCTCAACAACCTGCaatttcttcctatatacataaaaacgcAAGGCTGTTGCCATGCTGCAGTTAGTGTGGCTGCCAATTAGCCACACTAACTCCAGCGGTGGCAGGAAGCCCGGGTGAGCTGTTTCATGGAGCTACGGAATGGTTTAAGAGGGGGAGGTGCTTCCCAGAGCAGGTTGCAAAACGTTCTGTGATGCATCTCCCCTCCAGTTAAATGCAGCTGCACCAAGGTTTAATGGAGAAGGGAAGCACCACCGCTCGGAcattactagcccagagatggaagaagGAGACAACTCCAACCAGAGAagaaagaatggcaaatcaagttgatggaatacgccaaaatggcaaaactaaccaggaagctcaggaaccaagaagacaagaaattttaaAACGGATGGGACTTGTCTGTAATGTATATACAAAATTATTGTAAACAGGTCAAAACagcaggattttaaacacacttgtaatgtaacagaatGTATTGATAATCTAGGAAGATGAAAAACtggaggagtacagtggtacctcaggttacaaatgtttcgggttacaaacacttcaggttacaaactctgcacCCCTGGAAGTActaccacaggttgagaactttgccccaggatgagaatggaaatcgtgcaccggcggcgtggcagcagcaggaggccccatgagtgAAAGTgcccctcaggttaagaatggtttcgggttaagaacgaacctccagaatgaattacgtttctaacctgaggtaccactgtattgatatgcAGCTAAAAATAGAATCAATAGGCCATgaaagggatggagggaagttaggagattcagagtaatctcgataATTAGATTCAGAATTGGTTTTGTTATATGTTTATGTttggaaaatcaaataaaaattcatttcaaaaataaaaatacagtggtaccttgggttacatacgcttcaggttacatatgcttcaggttacagactccgctaacccagaaatagtacattgggttaagaactttgcttcaggatgagaacagaaatcatgcagtggcggcgcggcagcagcaggagccccattagctaaaatggtgcttcaggttaagaacggacctccagaacgaattaaatacgtaaccagaggtaccactgtagcttaatTGCAtcccaccattcccccccccttaagttGAGAAAAAGGATTTTCTCTCCCGAATCCTGAGTGAAATGTTAGATAATGTATGTGgtgttaaaaattaaaatcatcATGAATCTCATgaatcatgagaagagaagagaagagaagagaagagaagagaagagaagagaagagaagagaagagaagagaagagaagagaagagaaatctGAGCAGGATTTGGAGAGCTTGGCTTTCCTTCGAGCTCATCCATTTGTCTCCCAAAGCCACACCTGCTTACCGATGAGAGAAGTTCAGAGGAAGACCTGGAGCAGCATCCCCCATGTGCACCAAATCAGGAGCAGAGACAAAGTCACTGGGAGTTACTGGGAAGAAGTAACGTAGCAACCTGAAATTATAAAGGGGTGAGTGGGTAGCAGAATTTCATAATTTCACATCGTTTTTCAGTGTTATCcaagttatagaatcatagaatcatagaatcatagagttggaagagaccacaagggccatcgagtccaaccccctgccaagcaggaaacaccatcagagcactcctgacatatggctgtcaagcctctgcttaaagacctccaaagaaggagactccaccacactccttggcagcaaattccactgtcaaacagctcttactgtcaggaagttcttcctaatgtttaggtggaatcttctttcttgtagtttggatccattgctccgtgtccgcttctctggagcagcagaaaacaacctttctccctcctctatgtgacatccttttatatatttgaacatggctatcatatcaccccttaacctcctcttctccaggctaaacatgcccagctcccttagccattcctgtTCTCTGCTTTCCAATTTTCATAACTAAATCTCACATTTATTGACTGCGTCATTTATTTATTAGAGTATATCTATCTGCACACATCACACaaatcaccattattattattattattattattattaataataataataataataataatataccgccctatacccaggggtctcagggtggttcacagaataaaatcaagatataaaaccacaaaatacctaataaatacaaaaacaacccaatagcctccCCCCCACACAAATAAAAAcccccaccacattttaaaaagggcataggatgtaaatcggttCAGCcacaggcctggttaaaaaggaacatttttgcctggcgcctaaaggtgtataatgaaggtgccaggtgaaatatattgttatttcataaaaatatatGTTATGGACGTGTGCAATAAAGTCATTAACGCATGAAATGATAACTTCCTAAAATGCAGAATGAATCAAATTAATTCTGTAAAAATGCTTGGCGAAAGAGAAACGAAACCCAAAAGTGAAAATGTTCCGGAAGGCCTGCAAGCGCCATCTAGGTAGTCAAGATAACTCCAGGACTAGTTTCTGCAAGAATGATCTCATAGATGTTTCTTGTTTTGATCTATGCTAATCGGCTTCCTTCGATGCCCTCTTTGCCTGTGGGCTTGGGACGCATAGCTAATTGGGACAAGGGAGGTTTCTTACGCCGACTGCTTGTCAACTCCTCCCTTATCTTAGAGATGGATGAGAATTGGGGAGGGACCTCTAAGCCAGCGGTGAGTTAATGGCGCTACTGATGCCAGCTTACGTAGCTTCCTTTGTGTatagtaggcaaactaagtcccgggggccgaatccggcccaatcgccttctaaatctaaaTCACTCTCTTTTCTTTAGCTGCCAAGCCAGTAATTTGCCCGGCTTGTTAGCAAACTCAAAATTTCTCTGTCTCGTTCATCTTAATTTCCACTCCATTTCTTCATTTATTATCACAGAATATTGTGATTGtagcattttaatatttc
This genomic interval carries:
- the LOC128404262 gene encoding uncharacterized protein LOC128404262, translated to MVFENEGCLSLNHQPPKMYCYEQQCKQPCLPPPICQQNTGIKGTKGLLRYFFPVTPSDFVSAPDLVHMGDAAPGLPLNFSHRYRRASQKVPYYGYTSGRPLPPFVSKRLPRSGSQYYPFYGSRYPAYKTLPPRGKVPCAQLYSPPGVTGYQPRGATVYPDPHTARYSKLNKNPTLPHTAIYQKPLPTQCPYSGMTKGRHGPINKGSLPCVTGAPLPRVTKGPVMYPTNVSQPCLNKAPLPRMTKGPVLYSSKDLLPHIHEPPPRLAKGPLPRMTKGPVFYATEDPQPGLGNASQANVTKGTQPHPAKGTLPRATKGPRLVVTKVPRFSALRASRYFLKRASRPNLTRGSQPSLVKGSRPSLAKGSRVSLTKGSQPSLVRNTTNLAASKKLPKNVKIASTGKKYCSATKWPF